The stretch of DNA AGCCGCAGGCGAGATGCGCGAAGGAAAATCCCGGACACATTCGATTCCACGACCGGACACGCCCAGGCAGCCTGTGCCCGGCCGTCAGCCGTACCGCGCGCGAAGGGGGTCCAGGCTCAGCCTGGCGCGGGGTGGGTCCAGGGCGGGGGCGCGCAGCCCCCGCCCTGGCCGCCGGAGGCATCCGGTCTACTTCTTCTTCCTGGCGGCCAGTCGTTCGCTGAGGGTCTGGATGACCACGTAGAAGACGGGCACGAAGAGCACGGCCAGGAGGGTGGAGGCGAGCATGCCGCCGAAGACCGCGGTGCCCAGGGCCTGTCGGCTGGCCGCGCCCGCGCCCGAGGCGGTGAGCAGCGGCACGACGCCGAGGATGAAGGCGAAGGAGGTCATGAGGATGGGGCGGAAGCGCATGCGCGAGGCATGGACCGCGGCCTCATGGATGGACTTGCCTTCCGCCCTGAGTTCGCGCGCGAACTCCACGATGAGGATGGCGTTCTTGCTGGCCAGGGCGATGAGCAGCACGAGGCCGATCTGGGTGTAGACGTTGTTGTCCATGTGCCGCGCGTAGAGGGCGGCCAGGGTGCCGAGCAGGGCCAGGGGCACGGCGAGGATGACGCAGGTGGGGGCGGACCAGCTTTCGTACTGCGCGGCGAGCACGAGGTAGACCAGCAGGATGGCCAGGGCGAAGATGAAGTAGGCCTGGCTGCCCACCTTCTTCTCCTGGTAGGCCATGCCGGTCCACTGGTAGCCCATGCCCTGGGGCAGCTTGGCCGAGGCCATCTGCTCCATGAGGTTCAGGGCCTGGCCCGAGCTGAAGCCCGGGGCGGCCGCGCCGTAGAGCGAGACGGCCGGGTAGAGGTCGTAGCGGGTGACGATCTGCGGGCCGACCGTGTCGGAGATGGTGGCCAGGCTGCCGAGCGGCACCATCTCGCCCGCGGAGTTGCGCACGTCCAGGCGCTTCACGTCGTCCACGTTCAGGCGGTAGGCGGCGTCGGCCTGGATGCGCACCTGGTAGGTGCGGCCGAACTTGTTGAAGTCGTTGATGTAGGCCGAGCCGAGGTAGGCCTGCAGCGTGCCGAAGACGTCGGAGAGCGCGACGCCGAGCGTCTTGACCTTCACGCGGTCCACGTCCACGTACTTCTGCGGCACGTGGGCGCTGTAGGTCATGCTCACCCCGGCCAGCCCGGTCTGGGTGCGGCCGGTCAGGATCATCTCGCGCGAGGCGTCCTCGAGCACGTTGGGGCCGAGCGAGCCCCGGTCCTGCAGCACCATCTCGAAGCCGCCCGCCTGGCCCAGGCCCTGGATGGCGGGCGGGATGAGCACGGCGCACACGGCCTCCTGGATGCCCGCCAGGCGGCGCTGGATGGAGGTGACGATGGCCCGCTGGCTCAGGTCCTTGCCGCGCTTGGCCCAGTCCTCGTAGATGACGAAGACGGAGGCCGCGTTGGAGATGTTGGCCGAGTCGAGGATGGACAGGCCGCCGAAGGAGATCCAGTCGGCCACGCCCTTGGTGTCGGCCAGGATGGCGTTGACCTTGTCCACGACCTCGCGCGTGCGGATCTGGGAGGCCGCGTCGGGCAGCTGCACGGCGATGATGGCGTAGCCCTGGTCCTCTTCCGGCAGGAAGCCCGTGGGCAGGCGGGTGAAGCCCCAGACCGTGAGCGCGATGAGCACGGAGAAGACCACGAGGCAGGCCTTGGCGTGGTCCGTCATCCAGGTCACGATCCGGGCGTAGCCCTCCTCGCAGTCGGCGTAGAGCCGGTTGAAGCCGCGGTAGAAGGCGTTCTTCTTCTTTCCCTTGGGCTCGGGCTTCATCCACAGGGCGCACTGCGTGGGCTTCAGGGTGGCCGCGTTGATGGCGCTGATGACCGCGGTGGCCGCGATGACCAGGGCGAACTGGCGGTAGAGCTGCCCGGTGATGCCGCCCATGCACGCCGCCGGGACGAAGACGGCGGTGAGCACGAGGGTGATGCCGATGATCGGTCCGAAGAGTTCGGACATGGTCTTCACGGCCGCGTCGTGCGGGGAGAGTCCCTGCTCCATGTGGTGGGCCGCGCCCTCCACGATGATGATCGCGTCGTCCACCACGATGCCGATGGCCAGGATGATGCCGAAGAGGGTGATCAGGTTGACCGAGAAGCCGAGGGCGACCATGGCCACGAAGGCGCCGAGGATGGTCACGGGCACGGTGGTGGCCGGGACCAGCATGGCGCGCCAGTCCTGCAGGAAGACCATGATCACGAGGAGCACCAGAACCGCCGCCTCGACCAGGGTCATGTAGACCTCGTCGATGGCCGCCTGCACGAAGCGCGTGGTGTCGAAGGGGATGTTCCAGGTGAGCCCCTCGGGGAACTCGGGGGTCATCTCCTCCATGGCCTTGTGCACGTCCGCCGCCACCTGGATGGCGTTGGCGCCGGGCAGGAGATAGACGCACACCAGGGCCGCGGGCTTGCCCTTCTGCTGCGCGAAGATGTTATAGGTCTGGGCGCCCAGCTCCACGCGGGCCACGTCGCGCAGGCGCACCACCTCCCCGGCCTGGTCGTAGGAGGTCTTGATGATGATGTTCTCGAACTGCTCGACGTCCTGGAGCCGTCCCATGGCCTGCAGGGCGTACTGGAAGTCCACGCCCGGGGGCGTGGGCGCCTGGCCGAGCTGGCCCGCGGCCACCTGCACGTTCTGCTCCGAGATGGCGTTCTCCACGTCGGACGTGGTCAGGCGGTAGGACTTCAGGCGGTTGGGGTCCAGCCAGACGCGCATGGAGTACTCGGCCGCGCCGTTGACGGACACGTCGCCCACGCCCGGGATGCGCGCCAGCCGGTCCTTGACCCTGAGCGTGGCGAAGTTCGAGATGTAGAGGTCGTCGAAGCGGTTGTCCGGCGAGTTGAGCGCGACCACCTCGAGGATGGCCGTGGACTTCTTCTGCACGGTGATGCCCTGGTCGCGCACGGCCTGGGGCAGGCGCGGCTCGGCGATGCTCACCCGGTTCTGGACGAGCACGGTGGCCATGTCGAGGTCGGTGCCGACGTCGAAGGTCACGGTCAGGGTGTAGGAGCCGTCGTTGGCGGACTTGGAGGACATGTAGAGCATGCCTTCCACGCCGTTGACCTGCTGCTCGATGGGCGCGGCCACGGTGTCCGCCACGACCGAGGCCGAGGCGCCGGGATAGACCGCGGAGACCGTGACCGTGGGCGGGGTGATGTCCGGGTACTGGGCCACGGGCAGCTCGAAGAGCGAGACCACGCCGATGAGCATGATCACGATGGCGAGGACGTTCGCCAGGATGGGGCGCTCGATGAAGAATTTCGAGAACATGTCCGCTTCCCGCTTCCCGTTGCCCGCGGCCTAGCCGCCGGTGGCCGGGCTCCCCGTCGGCTTGCCAGCCGGAGCCGGAGCCGCGCCCGCGGCCACCGGTTCCACCTTGGAGCCGGGCCTGGCCCGCTGCAGTCCGTTGACGATAACGCGCTCGTCCCCCTTGAGCCCCTTCTCGATCACCCGAAGGTCGCCCTCCTTGGGACCGATGACCACGGGCCGCGCCTCGACCACGTCTCCCGGGCCGACCACGAGCAGGAAGTTGCCGCCCTGGTTCTGGCCGAGCGCCCTGTCGTCCACCAGCAGCACGCCGTTCTGCTCGCCCACGGGGGCGCGCAGGCGCACGAACATGCCGGGCATGATGCCGTACTGCTCGTTGGGGAAGACCGCGCGCAGGAGGAGCGTGCCGGTGTTCGGGTCCAGTCCGAGGTCCGCGTAGTCCATGACGCCCTTGTGGGGATAGCCCTCCTCGTCGGCCAGCCCCATCTCCACGGGGCTGTCCTTGGGCTGGCTGAGCTTCACGTCCTTCTCGCGCTTGCTCTTGGTCAGGCGCAGCAGTTCGCGCTCGTTCAGGGTGAAGTAGGCGTAGATGGGGTCGACGCTGACGATGGTCGCCAGCTTGGAATTGATGGTCGGGCCGACGAGGTTGCCCTTGTCCACGTAGCGGCGGCTGATGCGGCCGGCGAAGGGCGCGGTGATGCGCGTGTAGCCGAGGTTGATGGCGGCCTCCTCGGCCTGGGCCTTGGCCTGGACGATGCCCGCCTTGGCGCTGTCGCGCTGCGTGGCCCACTTGACCACGTCGGTCTCGGGCCCGGCCTTCTCGCGCAGGAGGTTCTTGGCGCGCTCGTACTCGATCTCGGCCTGGGAGAGCAGCACCTGCTGCGTGACGATCTGGGCCTTGGCCTGGTCCAGGGCCGCCTGGTAGGGCTCGGGCTCGATGACGAAGAGCGTCTCGCCCTTCTTGACCACCGCGCCGTCCTTGAAGTCTATCTCGCGCAGGAAGCCTTCCACGCGGGCCATGAGGTCCACCGTGGCCTGGGCCTGGGTGTTGCCGGTGAACTCCACGTACTCGATGACGTTCTTGCGCACCGGCGTGGCCACCGTGACCTTGGGGGGCGGCGGCGGGACGTAGGCGTTCTTGTCCTTGCACGCGGCGAGGAGGCAAAGCCCCGCCAGGGCGCAGGCCAGCGCCGCGCGCGGCAGCCTGCGCGGCCGGGGCGATTCGTCCTTGCGGTCGCTTCGGATATTTCGGGGCATGGCGAGGGGCTCCATGGCGTACCTGTCCTTACCTGTCTTGTCGGTCTTGCCTGTCGGGCCGGTCATGCCGGACTTACCAGTCGGGGGACGGCCAGTCGGTCTTCGGCGTCCCGCCCGGCTTTTCAGGGTCCGTATCGAGCAGTCCGCCCCAGTCGGTGCGGCTCTTCATCTCCTCGCGTACCTTCGCGGGCACGGCGAGCGGCGCTTCGTCCCGGCCCTGCGGGGCTTCCCAGCCGCCGCCCAGGGCGCGGTAGAGCCCCGCCAGGTTGGTGACGATGGCCCCGCGGGCCAGGGCCAGGTTGTCCTGCTGCTGCAGCAGGTTCTGCTGCGCGGTGAGCACGGTGGTGAAGTCCGTGGCGCCCTCGCGGTACTGGAACAGGGCCAGCTTCACGGAACGCGCCGCGGCCGTGGCGCTCTTGTCCAGGAACGCGGCCTGCTCGCGGGCGCGCAGGAAGGCGGAGAGCGAGTCCTCGGCCTCGCGCAGGGCGGAGAGGACGGTGTTCTCGTACTGGGTCTCCAGCTCCTGGTAGACGGCGTCCTGCACGCGCACGGCGTTGGTGATGCGGCCGTAGTTGAAGAGGCTCCAGCGCAGGCCCGCGCTCCCCGAGGCCGTGTAGCCGTGGGAGAGGATGTCGGAAAGCTCGAAGGCGCCCACGGAGCTCGAGAGGAAGCCGATGGTGCCGCTCAGGGTGAAGGACGGGTAGAGGTCGGCCTTGGCCTCGCCGATGCGGGCGGACTGGGCCGCGGCCAGCCGTTCGGCCTTGCGGATGTCCGGGCGGCGGCGCAGAAGGTCCGCGGGCACGCCCACGGCCACCTCGGCGGGCACGTCCGGGATGCCCTGCTCGATCTTCAGG from Desulfovibrio sp. X2 encodes:
- a CDS encoding efflux RND transporter permease subunit; translation: MFSKFFIERPILANVLAIVIMLIGVVSLFELPVAQYPDITPPTVTVSAVYPGASASVVADTVAAPIEQQVNGVEGMLYMSSKSANDGSYTLTVTFDVGTDLDMATVLVQNRVSIAEPRLPQAVRDQGITVQKKSTAILEVVALNSPDNRFDDLYISNFATLRVKDRLARIPGVGDVSVNGAAEYSMRVWLDPNRLKSYRLTTSDVENAISEQNVQVAAGQLGQAPTPPGVDFQYALQAMGRLQDVEQFENIIIKTSYDQAGEVVRLRDVARVELGAQTYNIFAQQKGKPAALVCVYLLPGANAIQVAADVHKAMEEMTPEFPEGLTWNIPFDTTRFVQAAIDEVYMTLVEAAVLVLLVIMVFLQDWRAMLVPATTVPVTILGAFVAMVALGFSVNLITLFGIILAIGIVVDDAIIIVEGAAHHMEQGLSPHDAAVKTMSELFGPIIGITLVLTAVFVPAACMGGITGQLYRQFALVIAATAVISAINAATLKPTQCALWMKPEPKGKKKNAFYRGFNRLYADCEEGYARIVTWMTDHAKACLVVFSVLIALTVWGFTRLPTGFLPEEDQGYAIIAVQLPDAASQIRTREVVDKVNAILADTKGVADWISFGGLSILDSANISNAASVFVIYEDWAKRGKDLSQRAIVTSIQRRLAGIQEAVCAVLIPPAIQGLGQAGGFEMVLQDRGSLGPNVLEDASREMILTGRTQTGLAGVSMTYSAHVPQKYVDVDRVKVKTLGVALSDVFGTLQAYLGSAYINDFNKFGRTYQVRIQADAAYRLNVDDVKRLDVRNSAGEMVPLGSLATISDTVGPQIVTRYDLYPAVSLYGAAAPGFSSGQALNLMEQMASAKLPQGMGYQWTGMAYQEKKVGSQAYFIFALAILLVYLVLAAQYESWSAPTCVILAVPLALLGTLAALYARHMDNNVYTQIGLVLLIALASKNAILIVEFARELRAEGKSIHEAAVHASRMRFRPILMTSFAFILGVVPLLTASGAGAASRQALGTAVFGGMLASTLLAVLFVPVFYVVIQTLSERLAARKKK
- a CDS encoding efflux RND transporter periplasmic adaptor subunit, with the protein product MTGPTGKTDKTGKDRYAMEPLAMPRNIRSDRKDESPRPRRLPRAALACALAGLCLLAACKDKNAYVPPPPPKVTVATPVRKNVIEYVEFTGNTQAQATVDLMARVEGFLREIDFKDGAVVKKGETLFVIEPEPYQAALDQAKAQIVTQQVLLSQAEIEYERAKNLLREKAGPETDVVKWATQRDSAKAGIVQAKAQAEEAAINLGYTRITAPFAGRISRRYVDKGNLVGPTINSKLATIVSVDPIYAYFTLNERELLRLTKSKREKDVKLSQPKDSPVEMGLADEEGYPHKGVMDYADLGLDPNTGTLLLRAVFPNEQYGIMPGMFVRLRAPVGEQNGVLLVDDRALGQNQGGNFLLVVGPGDVVEARPVVIGPKEGDLRVIEKGLKGDERVIVNGLQRARPGSKVEPVAAGAAPAPAGKPTGSPATGG